Proteins encoded within one genomic window of Streptomyces sp. NBC_00523:
- a CDS encoding GNAT family N-acetyltransferase: MNDHRPVSVDCPPPGSLRAVPGLAALLTDYHLCTEAEKGAPVPDASGLPDRYRWETEDPDRAFADATVLVARDGGAAVGCVVVTGPVDGAAEIKRLWTDPAARGRGVASALVGAALERAGHAGARTVRLSVWRWRTGALALYERLGFAVVPSWDERADLVCMERPPA, translated from the coding sequence ATGAACGACCACCGCCCCGTCTCCGTGGACTGCCCGCCGCCCGGCTCACTGCGCGCCGTGCCCGGCCTGGCCGCGCTGCTCACCGACTACCACCTGTGCACCGAGGCGGAGAAGGGCGCGCCCGTCCCCGACGCGTCCGGGCTGCCCGATCGCTACCGGTGGGAGACGGAGGACCCGGACCGCGCGTTCGCGGACGCCACCGTGCTCGTCGCCCGGGACGGCGGTGCGGCGGTGGGCTGTGTCGTGGTCACCGGCCCGGTCGACGGGGCGGCGGAGATCAAGCGGCTCTGGACGGACCCCGCCGCGCGCGGCCGGGGCGTGGCCTCCGCGCTTGTCGGCGCCGCGCTGGAGCGGGCCGGGCACGCGGGCGCCCGCACCGTGCGGCTCTCGGTCTGGCGCTGGCGCACCGGGGCCCTCGCGCTCTACGAACGCCTCGGCTTCGCCGTCGTTCCGTCATGGGACGAGCGCGCGGACCTCGTCTGCATGGAGCGGCCGCCCGCGTAG